One stretch of Xiphophorus hellerii strain 12219 chromosome 21, Xiphophorus_hellerii-4.1, whole genome shotgun sequence DNA includes these proteins:
- the chpf2 gene encoding chondroitin sulfate glucuronyltransferase encodes MRLSTFLALFRPALPLILGLSLGCSLSLLMVSWTQGDTDDPCRDELAKGGLFLGRRDAQRGGRDGAGEEDFQPRIVPYHKDPNKPHKKVLRTRYIHTELGIRERLLAGVLTSRATLGTLAVAVNRTVAHHFHRTFFFTGLRSPKVPHGMTVIAHGDDRPVWLMYETVRHLHQHYGSEYDWFLLAQDDTYMQADRLSELVGHLSAGQDLYMGRAEEFIGGEEKARYCHGGYGYLLSRSLLARLQPHLDTCRNDILSVRPDEWLGRCIIDYLGLSCVEVHQGMKYRYFELGKNADPEREDSVAFKNAFTVHPVSDPNLMYRLHKRFSQIELQWTYQQIYDLQMQISNLSHLTPEGKAGVTWPIGINSPFKPKTRFEVINWDYFTEEHIYSCTDCSPKCEMRGADRADVSAILEVAVERLNERYQPQLRFRKRRLLNGYRRFDPMRGMEYILDLALEAFTQKGHSQVIAKRVNLLRPLSAVEIIPMPYVTEATRVQVILPVTAQDQDYVGNFLDMYVTNTLDTHDNVLLTFLFIYDPFDAQRVSQSDVFAGVKSMIGEVEKRYGDVKIPWISVKTEVPSQVKLMDIISKKHPVDTLFFLSSVWTEVNADFLNRCRMNAISNWQVFFPVHFQEFNPAVIYRDQQPSASSTFASESLRDGHFDRHVFDEACFYNADYMSARTKMAADILENEELMESMDVYDIFVRYSGLHVFRAVEPALIQKYVRRACNPRFSEDIYHRCVLSNLESLGSRSHLAMALFEQDQANST; translated from the exons ATGCGCCTCTCGACGTTTTTGGCCCTCTTCAGGCCTGCTTTGCCCCTCATCCTGGGGCTGTCTCTGGGGTGCAGTCTCAGCCTTTTGATGGTGTCCTGGACGCAAGGGGACACGGACGACCCCTGCAGAGACGAGCTGGCCAAAGGTGGGCTCTTCCTGGGCAGAAGAGACGctcagagaggagggagagatgGAGCTGGAGAGGAGGATTTCCAGCCACGAATAGTTCCCTATCACAAGGACCCAAACAAACCACACAAGAAAGTCCTCAG AACTCGATACATCCACACTGAACTGGGCATCCGAGAGCGGCTGCTGGCGGGCGTCCTCACGTCTCGGGCCACCCTCGGCACGTTAGCCGTGGCAGTGAACCGCACGGTCGCCCATCACTTCCACCGAACCTTTTTCTTCACGGGCCTCCGGAGCCCCAAGGTGCCACACGGCATGACCGTGATCGCCCACGGCGACGACCGGCCAGTGTGGCTGATGTACGAGACGGTGCGGCACCTCCATCAGCACTACGGCTCTGAGTACGACTGGTTCCTGTTGGCGCAGGATGACACTTACATGCAGGCGGACCGCCTGTCGGAGCTGGTGGGTCACCTCAGCGCGGGTCAGGACCTGTACATGGGCAGGGCTGAGGAGTTCATCGGCGGGGAGGAGAAAGCCCGTTACTGCCATGGCGGCTACGGCTACCTTCTGTCCCGCAGCTTGCTGGCGCGACTGCAGCCGCATCTCGACACCTGTCGCAACGACATCCTGAGCGTGAGACCGGACGAGTGGCTGGGCCGCTGCATCATCGACTATCTGGGTCTGAGCTGCGTGGAGGTGCACCAG GGGATGAAGTATCGCTACTTTGAGCTGGGGAAAAACGCAGATCCAGAGCGAGAGGACAGCGTTGCGTTTAAAAACGCCTTCACAGTTCATCCCGTATCGGACCCCAACCTCATGTACCGTCTGCATAAGCGCTTCAGCCAAATAGAGCTTCAGTGGACTTACCAGCAGATTTACGATCTACAG ATGCAGATCAGCAACCTGAGCCACTTGACCCCTGAGGGTAAGGCTGGGGTCACGTGGCCAATCGGCATCAACTCCCCCTTCAAACCCAAGACTCGCTTCGAGGTCATAAACTGGGATTACTTCACAGAGGAGCACATTTACTCCTGCACGGACTGCTCGCCCAAATGTGAGATGAGAGGAGCTGACCGAGCCGACGTCAGCGCCATATTGGAGGTCGCCGTGGAGCGGCTCAACGAGCGATACCAGCCGCAGCTCCGCTTCCGCAAGCGGCGCCTGCTCAACGGGTACAGGCGCTTCGATCCCATGCGTGGGATGGAGTACATACTGGATCTGGCGCTGGAGGCTTTCACCCAGAAAGGTCACAGCCAGGTCATTGCCAAAAGGGTCAACCTGTTGCGACCTCTGAGCGCTGTCGAGATTATCCCCATGCCTTACGTGACGGAGGCAACGCGGGTGCAGGTCATCCTGCCGGTCACCGCCCAGGATCAGGATTACGTGGGTAACTTCCTGGACATGTACGTGACGAACACCCTGGACACGCACGATAACGTTTTACTGACCTTCCTGTTCATCTACGACCCCTTCGACGCCCAGAGAGTCAGCCAGAGCGACGTGTTTGCCGGGGTCAAGTCGATGATCGGTGAAGTGGAAAAACGTTACGGCGACGTGAAGATTCCCTGGATCAGCGTGAAGACGGAGGTTCCCTCACAGGTCAAGCTGATGGACATCATTTCCAAGAAGCACCCTGTCGACACGCTTTTCTTCCTGTCGAGTGTTTGGACCGAGGTCAACGCGGACTTCCTGAACCGCTGCCGAATGAACGCCATCAGCAACTGGCAGGTTTTCTTCCCTGTCCATTTCCAGGAGTTCAACCCCGCCGTCATCTACCGCGACCAACAGCCGTCCGCCTCCTCCACCTTCGCCTCGGAGTCTCTTCGTGACGGCCACTTTGACCGCCACGTCTTCGACGAAGCCTGCTTCTACAACGCCGACTACATGAGCGCACGCACCAAGATGGCGGCCGACATTTTAGAGAACGAGGAGCTAATGGAGAGCATGGACGTTTACGACATATTCGTGCGTTACTCCGGCTTGCATGTGTTCCGGGCCGTGGAACCGGCGCTGATCCAAAAGTACGTGCGGCGGGCGTGCAACCCGCGGTTCAGCGAGGACATCTACCACCGCTGCGTGCTTAGCAACCTGGAGAGTCTGGGGTCGAGGTCACACCTCGCCATGGCTCTGTTTGAGCAGGACCAGGCCAACAGCACATAA
- the abcf2b gene encoding ATP-binding cassette, sub-family F, member 2b — MPSDLAKKKAAKKKEAAKARQRPKKSEEVNEDGEQPEIEENGADSNGVCSLTKELDEFELRKTEARAVTGVLASHPNSTDVHISSLSLTFHGQELLSDTSLELNSGRRYGLIGLNGTGKSMLLSAIGHREIPIPEHIDIYHLTREMAPSDKTALQCVMEVDEQRIMLEKEAERLAHEDSECEKLMELYERLEELDADKAEMRASRILHGLGFSATMQQKKLKDFSGGWRMRVALARALFIKPFMLLLDEPTNHLDLDACVWLEEELKSFKRILVLISHSQDFLNGVCTNIIHLHQRKLKYYTGNYDQYVKTRAELEENQMKRFNWEQDQIAHMKNYIARFGHGSAKLARQAQSKEKTLQKMVASGLTERVVNDKTLSFYFPPCGKIPPPVIMVQNVSFKYSDNTPHIYKNLEFGIDLDTRVALVGPNGAGKSTLLKLLMGELLPTDGMIRKHSHVKIGRYHQHLTEQLELDLSPLEYMMKCFPEIKEKEEMRKIIGRYGLTGKQQVSPIRNLSDGQKCRVCFAWLAWQNPHMLFLDEPTNHLDIETIDALAEAINEFEGGMMLVSHDFRLIQQVAQEIWVCQNQTITKWKSGILGYKEHLKSKIEEQ, encoded by the exons ATGCCGTCAGACTTGGCCAAAAAGAAAGCAGCCAAGAAGAAGGAGGCAGCCAAAGCCCGTCAGCGCCCCAAGAAGTCTGAGGAAGTGAATGAGGACGGAGAACAACCGGAGATCGAAGAAAATGGAGCAGACAGCAATG GCGTCTGCAGCTTAACCAAGGAGCTGGACGAGTTCGAGCTGCGGAAGACGGAGGCTCGGGCTGTGACTGGCGTTCTCGCTTCCCATCCCAACAGCACGGACGTCCACATCAGCAGCCTGTCGCTCACCTTCCACGGCCAAGAGCTGCTGTCAGACACCAGCCTGGAGCTCAACTCAGGCCGACGCTACGGCCTCATCGGACTTAACGGCACCG GAAAGTCCATGCTACTGTCGGCCATCGGCCACCGTGAGATTCCCATTCCAGAGCACATAGATATTTACCACCTGACCCGGGAGATGGCGCCGAGCGACAAGACGGCTCTGCAGTGCGTCATGGAGGTGGACGAGCAGAGGATCATGCTGGAGAAGGAGGCGGAGAGACTCGCTCATGAAGACT CGGAGTGTGAGAAGCTGATGGAGCTGTACGAGcgtctggaggagctggacgCTGACAAGGCAGAGATGCGAGCCTCTCGGATCCTCCACGGTCTCGGCTTCAGCGCCACCATGCAGCAGAAGAAGCTGAAGGACTTCAGTGGAGGCTGGAGGATGCGTGTTGCTCTGGCCAG agctCTGTTCATCAAACCCTTCATGTTGTTGCTGGATGAGCCGACGAACCACCTGGACCTGGACGCTTGTGTGTGGCTGGAAGAGGAGCTCAAATC GTTTAAGAGAATCCTTGTTCTCATCTCACACTCCCAAGACTTCCTGAACGGCGTGTGTACCAACATCATCCACTTACATCAGAGAAAACTAAAGTACTACACG GGTAACTATGACCAGTATGTGAAGACCAGAGCAGAGTTGGAAGAGAACCAGATGAAGCGTTTCAACTGGGAGCAGGACCAGATAGCACACATGAAG AATTACATTGCCAGGTTCGGCCACGGCTCCGCCAAGTTGGCACGACAAGCACAGAGCAAAGAGAAGACGCTGCAGAAGATGGTGGCATCAGGCTTGACTGAAAGAGTTGTGAATGACAAG ACgctgtcattttattttcctccctgTGGGAAGATTCCTCCTCCTGTTATCATGGTTCAGAATGTGAGCTTCAAGTACAGTGACAACACA CCGCACATTTATAAAAACTTGGAGTTTGGTATCGACTTGGATACCCGGGTGGCTCTGGTGGGACCCAATGGAGCCGGGAAATCCACgctgctgaagctgctcatGGGAGAG CTCCTCCCTACAGATGGCATGATCCGCAAACATTCACACGTGAAGATCGGCAGATATCACCAG CACCTGACGGAGCAACTGGAGCTCGACCTTTCTCCTTTGGAGTACATGATGAAGTGTTTCCCTGAAAtcaaggagaaggaggagatgAGGAAGATCATCGGCCGCTACGGCCTCACAGGAAAACAGCAG GTGAGTCCGATCAGGAACTTGTCAGACGGTCAGAAGTGCAGAGTTTGTTTTGCCTGGCTGGCCTGGCAGAACCCCCACATGCTGTTCCTGGACGAGCCGACCAATCACCTGGACATCGAGACGATCGACGCGCTGGCGGAAGCAATCAACGAGTTCGAGGGAGGCATGATGCTAGTTAGTCACGACTTCAGGCTAATTCAACAG gtGGCTCAAGAAATCTGGGTGTGTCAGAATCAAACCATCACAAAGTGGAAGAGCGGCATCTTGGGATACAAGGAGCATTTGAAGTCAAAGATAGAGGAGCAGTGA